A part of Vulpes vulpes isolate BD-2025 chromosome 15, VulVul3, whole genome shotgun sequence genomic DNA contains:
- the ANKRD63 gene encoding ankyrin repeat domain-containing protein 63 — translation MLKPKDLCPRAGTRTFLEAMQAGKVHLARFVLDALDRSIIDCRAEQGRTPLMVAVGLPDPALRSRFVRLLLEQGAAVNLRDERGRTALSLACERGHLDAVQLLVQFSGDPEAADSAGNSPVMWAAACGHGAVLEFLVRSFRRLGLRLDRTNRAGLTALQLAAARGHGTCVQALTGPWGRAAAAAAARGSNSDSPPGRPAPAPSPERRRPSPRRLPRPLLARFARAAGGHGHGGDAGAGGKGSGRHRAQGGERPELGRSMSLALGAVTEEEAARLRAGALMARPHSPQASGTGRWRSQEVLEGAPPTLVQAPIGLSPHPEGGPGSGRLGLRRRSTAPDIPSLVGEASGPESGPESEANALPHSVPGPQPWQAGTEAVVLHAQR, via the coding sequence ATGCTCAAGCCCAAGGACCTGTGCCCCCGCGCGGGTACGCGCACCTTCCTGGAGGCCATGCAGGCGGGCAAGGTGCACCTGGCCCGCTTTGTACTGGATGCGCTGGACCGCAGCATCATCGACTGCCGCGCAGAGCAGGGCCGCACGCCGCTCATGGTAGCCGTGGGGCTGCCGGATCCCGCGCTGCGCTCGCGCTTCGTGCGGCTACTGCTGGAGCAAGGTGCGGCCGTGAACCTGCGGGACGAGCGCGGCCGCACGGCGCTCAGCCTGGCTTGCGAGCGTGGCCACCTGGACGCGGTGCAGCTACTGGTGCAGTTCAGCGGCGACCCCGAGGCGGCCGACTCCGCGGGCAACAGCCCAGTGATGTGGGCGGCGGCGTGCGGCCACGGGGCGGTGCTCGAGTTCCTGGTGCGCTCTTTCCGCCGCCTCGGCCTGCGCCTCGACCGCACCAACCGAGCGGGGCTCACGGCGCTGCAGCTGGCAGCCGCCCGCGGCCACGGGACCTGCGTGCAGGCCCTCACCGGGCCCTGGGGccgcgcagccgccgccgccgcggcccgggGTTCCAACTCCGACAGCCCCCCGGGCCGTCCGGCTCCCGCGCCCAGCCCCGAGCGCCGACGACCCAGCCCCCGCCGCTTACCTCGGCCTCTCCTGGCGCGCTTTGCGCGAGCGGCCGGCGGCCACGGTCACGGCGGCGACGCCGGGGCAGGGGGCAAGGGCTCGGGCCGGCACCGAGCACAGGGCGGCGAGAGGCCCGAGCTGGGCCGGAGCATGAGCCTGGCGCTGGGTGCTGTAACCGAGGAGGAGGCGGCTCGGCTGCGGGCGGGAGCCCTGATGGCCCGACCACACTCGCCCCAGGCTTCGGGGACCGGGAGGTGGCGTTCGCAGGAGGTGCTGGAGGGAGCGCCTCCGACCTTAGTGCAAGCCCCCATTGGCCTTAGCCCCCACCCGGAGGGCGGCCCTGGCTCTGGCCGTTTGGGTTTGCGCCGACGCTCCACAGCTCCAGACATCCCCAGCCTGGTCGGGGAGGCATCAGGGCCCGAGAGCGGCCCGGAGTCAGAGGCCAACGCTCTGCCCCACTCGGTGCCGGGGCCTCAGCCTTGGCAGGCGGGCACGGAGGCCGTGGTGCTGCACGCTCAGCGGTAA